In the Actinomycetota bacterium genome, one interval contains:
- a CDS encoding ribonucleotide-diphosphate reductase subunit beta — protein MAQREDTKDLRKLADLDPDSILDRLNRSITRKMPSYRDLYLRWERLNWAVSDLDFSEDRAHWLALPDATKERLLWTLAAFYVAEQRVAATLTPYVAAAPKLEQKIFLTTQCVDETRHAVFFDRWFQEVVAAGDGDLSRRLRSSRQWVGPGFAPLFDIYLEDVTRTLRERPGDLAHFAKSVAVYHIVIEGVLALTGQKFILAWARDNQILPGFRAGFTAVARDESRHVAFGARVIRDLLDEDPALLEPIHEGIRESLQLGTALYQPPGGDVTYTSAFGYSLGDLFAFGGIQLEKKMRAIGIPVPEVEVFAPPIEAQWPPPGGGLIASDMRQRLSMGFVKALGRTSRRMAPGLSLMMLHFAFLPGAAEGVDAVYRFDLTGPGGGTFTVVVRDQTCRILVGHGDRSPDVVYELAASDWVEMSAGLVTGDEAVLLGRLRIKGDPVLGRRFNDFFAPPGDPPVRAAAQMRSQQASRLQRLIRPRTRNGPRVEGGRVA, from the coding sequence GTGGCGCAGAGAGAGGACACCAAGGACCTGCGCAAGCTCGCGGACCTCGATCCCGATTCGATCCTTGACCGGCTGAACCGCAGCATCACGCGGAAGATGCCGAGTTACCGCGACCTCTACCTGAGATGGGAGCGTCTGAACTGGGCCGTCTCCGACCTCGACTTCTCGGAAGACCGCGCCCACTGGCTGGCCCTACCCGACGCCACGAAGGAACGTCTGCTGTGGACGCTCGCGGCGTTCTACGTCGCGGAGCAAAGGGTGGCAGCGACTCTGACGCCGTATGTGGCGGCCGCGCCCAAGCTCGAGCAGAAGATCTTCCTGACCACGCAGTGCGTCGACGAGACCCGTCACGCCGTCTTCTTCGACCGCTGGTTCCAAGAGGTGGTGGCCGCCGGCGACGGAGACCTGTCGCGGCGGCTGCGCTCGTCGCGTCAGTGGGTGGGACCTGGCTTTGCGCCGTTGTTCGACATCTATCTGGAAGACGTGACCCGGACGCTCAGAGAACGCCCCGGCGACCTGGCCCACTTCGCCAAGTCGGTGGCGGTGTATCACATCGTCATCGAGGGGGTGCTGGCGCTGACGGGGCAGAAGTTCATCCTCGCCTGGGCCCGCGACAATCAGATCCTGCCTGGCTTCAGGGCGGGCTTCACGGCTGTTGCCCGCGACGAGTCCCGTCACGTCGCCTTCGGCGCGCGCGTCATCCGAGACCTCCTGGATGAGGATCCGGCGCTTCTGGAGCCGATCCACGAAGGCATCCGCGAGTCGCTGCAGCTCGGCACGGCCCTCTACCAACCGCCCGGCGGCGACGTCACCTATACGAGCGCCTTCGGCTACTCGCTCGGGGACCTGTTCGCCTTCGGCGGCATCCAGCTGGAGAAGAAGATGCGCGCGATCGGCATCCCCGTACCGGAGGTCGAGGTCTTCGCACCCCCGATCGAGGCGCAGTGGCCGCCGCCGGGCGGGGGCCTGATCGCGTCGGACATGCGCCAGCGTCTCAGCATGGGGTTCGTGAAGGCGCTCGGCAGGACCTCGCGCCGGATGGCGCCCGGGCTATCCCTGATGATGCTGCACTTCGCGTTCCTCCCCGGTGCGGCGGAGGGTGTGGATGCGGTCTATCGGTTCGACCTGACCGGGCCCGGGGGAGGCACCTTCACGGTTGTCGTGCGCGACCAGACCTGCCGCATCCTTGTCGGCCACGGCGACCGTAGCCCCGACGTCGTCTACGAGCTGGCGGCCTCCGACTGGGTCGAGATGAGCGCGGGGCTCGTGACGGGCGATGAGGCCGTCTTGCTTGGAAGGCTGCGCATAAAGGGAGATCCGGTGCTAGGCCGCAGGTTCAACGATTTCTTCGCTCCGCCCGGCGATCCACCGGTACGCGCCGCGGCGCAGATGAGGTCACAGCAGGCCTCGCGGCTGCAGCGGTTGATCAGACCCCGGACGCGAAACGGCCCCCGGGTGGAGGGGGGCCGAGTCGCTTAG